A stretch of DNA from Campylobacter gracilis:
ACGAGTTAAAAGCGTAGCCTACGCGCGGTAATTACAAAGTTCGCGAAAGTTCTCACATAGCGTAATCCGGCTTTTAAATTTAAAAGCCGGAGTAAAATTTAGAGTAAATTTAAACTTATTTCACTTCAAAGGCAAAGGACGCGATAATCGTCTCTTCGTCGCATTTCTTTGGATCCGAAAATGCGAGTTTATTTCTTGCTTTTAGTATCCAAGGACCCGGCTTTAGCGCCATTACCTCGATTTCGCCCTTATCGTCGGTCATACCATAAAATGCGCTCATATCTTCCAGAAATCCATCCGGCGCACCTTCAACCGCGGCATTTGCAAGCGGCTTGCCTTCAAATAGCACTTTAATTTTAAACGGCTTATTGGCTTTGAAATTTACCGGATTTTCTAAAGGTACGAGCTCGAGTCGCTCGCCCACGGGCTTAGTTATGAGATCGCCTGCTTGTGTGTTGATTACGCCCTTTGCGAGCATGGTGGCGCGGCGGCAAAATTTAGCGTCTTTGATCGTATCTTTCGTGCCGCCCATATGCCATTTGCCGCTTTTATCCTCAGTCCAAAAGGTCGGTTTATATTGCCCGGTAATGATATAGACGCCTTCCGGCTGCTTTTCGCCCTCAAATTTATAGTTTTCGCTCGTGCGCTTTAGCTCGATTTTTTTGCCGTTTTTATCTATGACTACGGGGATTTCAAAATTATTCTCCCTCTGCTTATCGATCGGCTCGCACGTGGCAAATCCATCTCCAAATCCGATCTGAACCCTCAGTTTGTCGTCATTTTGACCCGCAAGCCAAAAATCATGCGCGCCTGCTACGCTAAATGCACCTAAAACTGCCAATACAGCTAAACTTTTCCTCATTTTTCATCCTTTCTTTTAGTAAAATTTACTAAATTTAAAAACTATATCTTACGCCGACGCCGAGCGTTCTGCCTTTGCCATAGGTAACTAAGACATTACTCGCTCTGTCGCGTATGTGCGAGAAATACTCTTTGTCGGTCAAATTTTTGACGTAAAAATACACGTCAAAGCCATCTTTTAGGTAGCCTACTTTTGCATCCGCCGTAAAATAGCTCTTTTGAGCTAGCTTATTTTGAGCATCGAAGTAGGTCTTGCCTATCATATTTCCGTCCAGTCTCGTATAAATTCCCATCGGAGCGTAGTACGACGCGCCCAAAGAGAGTTTATACTCGGGGTTTTTCTCGATTTTATTGCCTTTATTATTCGTGCCATCTTTGTTGATATAATCTCCGTATTTGGTCTTTAGCAGACTCGCGGCTAAATTTATATCAAGCTCTTTGCTTGCTTTTGCGACGCCTTCAAATTCCACGCCCATAGATTTTGATTTATCAGCGTTTGCGGTCGAGTAGATGTTGGGGTTATTGGGGTCGGTGTAAAATATATGCGTGCCCTTGATGTCCATATAAAATAGCGCGGTAGAAAATCTAAAGCTCTCATATGAACCCTTTACGCCGATCTCGTAGTCATCGCTCGTCTGTGCGTCAAATTTATTATCCTCCCTGCTGCCGCCGGTGGTGTAAAAATTAAAGCCGCCGGCTAGATAGCCCTTCGAATACATCGCATAAATATTTAGCTCGTCGGTGATATCGTATCCAAGTGCGATTTTTGGCAAAAACGTCCTAAATGTCGCTTTTTCGTCCATCGAAAACGCGGGCGCACCGGGATCGCGCCCTAGCTCGTATGAAAAGTAATCGACCTTTGTGTGTTTTCTGATCTGCTGATACCTGCCACCAAGCGTAGCATCAAATTTGCTCGTGATCTGATAGATGATCTGACCAAATACCGATGCCGTCTGCGCGCGATTGACCGAAGGCCAATCCTCGACTATCGTCCTACCGCCGCCGTCGCCGTATTGATCGCCGATCGGGCCGAAGACTTGTTTTTCGTTTTCGTAATAAAGCCCGCCGACCCATTTGAAGCTTTGTTCGTCATTGCTACTAAATCTAAGCTCCTCGGAGAAGGTATCATTTTTAGAATTTAAAAATGTAACTAGCCCATAGTGATCGGGGTCGAGATAGGTTATTTTACTACCGAAATCCTCGTCGTAGAGCCCGTCTTTTTTAGCTCTACGAAAGGTCGTAGCCGAAGTCGCGTCAAATTTGTCAAATTCATATTTTAGATCTAACGCTCCCGAGCTAGAGGTTTGCTTTACGCGGGCGGGAGTTTCTAAGTTTATATGCTTGGCTTCGCTTTTTGAGATATTGCCAAATCTCGATTTTGGGATAAAAAGCTCGTCGAGCGAGTTGTCCTGGCGGTGAAAAAGATCGCCGTAAATTTTAATCGTAAAACGATCAGTCGGCACTATCTTTAAATTTAGTCCGAAATTGTAATTTTTCTTGTCGTTGGCTTTATCGCCGTTTAGATCGTTGATGATCCAGCCATCCTCTTTGGACGCCGAGCCGTTTAAACCTAAAAATAGTTTATCATCAATCAGCGCGCCGCTGGTTTCAAAAAGACCTAACATGTATTTGTGCGAGCCGTATTCGGCGCCGACGCTGCCGCTCCACTCGTTAGTCGGCTCTTTCAAAACGATATTGATGATGCCGCCGATTGAGTCTTTGCCGTAGATCGCGCTGCTAGGACCTCGTAAAACCTCGACGTGATCGATATTTGTAACGGGGATATAGGCTGCGTCTTTGTTGCTTTGCGCTACGCCGCCGACATAGACCGTAACGGGGTTGGAACTCGTATATATCGAAGGATTGAGTCCTCTAGTACTGATGCCCTCGTACATCCCGCCCACACCGGTAATGTTCGGCATAGTTTTTACCAGCTCCTCGACGTTTTTGACATCGCGCTCTTGTAACTCAGTATCACTTACGACGCTGATACTTTGTGGCACATCCTTTAAATTTTCACTTATTTTGTTTGCGGTAACTTCTACTTCACCGAGATTTATGCTTTGCTTAGTTTGCTCGTCGGCTATGGCTGGATTTGCGGCGCTCAATAAAAGTAGGGTAGCTGCAGCTTCAGAGAGAGAGAGAGAGAG
This window harbors:
- a CDS encoding TonB-dependent receptor, with amino-acid sequence MSAANPAIADEQTKQSINLGEVEVTANKISENLKDVPQSISVVSDTELQERDVKNVEELVKTMPNITGVGGMYEGISTRGLNPSIYTSSNPVTVYVGGVAQSNKDAAYIPVTNIDHVEVLRGPSSAIYGKDSIGGIINIVLKEPTNEWSGSVGAEYGSHKYMLGLFETSGALIDDKLFLGLNGSASKEDGWIINDLNGDKANDKKNYNFGLNLKIVPTDRFTIKIYGDLFHRQDNSLDELFIPKSRFGNISKSEAKHINLETPARVKQTSSSGALDLKYEFDKFDATSATTFRRAKKDGLYDEDFGSKITYLDPDHYGLVTFLNSKNDTFSEELRFSSNDEQSFKWVGGLYYENEKQVFGPIGDQYGDGGGRTIVEDWPSVNRAQTASVFGQIIYQITSKFDATLGGRYQQIRKHTKVDYFSYELGRDPGAPAFSMDEKATFRTFLPKIALGYDITDELNIYAMYSKGYLAGGFNFYTTGGSREDNKFDAQTSDDYEIGVKGSYESFRFSTALFYMDIKGTHIFYTDPNNPNIYSTANADKSKSMGVEFEGVAKASKELDINLAASLLKTKYGDYINKDGTNNKGNKIEKNPEYKLSLGASYYAPMGIYTRLDGNMIGKTYFDAQNKLAQKSYFTADAKVGYLKDGFDVYFYVKNLTDKEYFSHIRDRASNVLVTYGKGRTLGVGVRYSF
- a CDS encoding DUF4198 domain-containing protein, giving the protein MRKSLAVLAVLGAFSVAGAHDFWLAGQNDDKLRVQIGFGDGFATCEPIDKQRENNFEIPVVIDKNGKKIELKRTSENYKFEGEKQPEGVYIITGQYKPTFWTEDKSGKWHMGGTKDTIKDAKFCRRATMLAKGVINTQAGDLITKPVGERLELVPLENPVNFKANKPFKIKVLFEGKPLANAAVEGAPDGFLEDMSAFYGMTDDKGEIEVMALKPGPWILKARNKLAFSDPKKCDEETIIASFAFEVK